In Streptomyces sp. NBC_00878, a single window of DNA contains:
- a CDS encoding CoA transferase, whose product MQTSISGQQTFAQASGIKIPQPSRTGRDAGPLAGFTVLYADRSRGLDVALRHLSCLGARALRRPGGVEPGTLDIVPPGRSGPALSCHIGWSCGEAPNVVADEVSVQATTGVMAVHGRRVGAPAPLPLEYVSACAGVLAVHGVLAALIAHERGTPLSRTGTSVTHAALLTVSQYLAAATADEDEVVPADDVEAGPPFRSRDGVWFEAEALDPQPWRAFWSELGVPLEDVGRGWQPFVLRYPKAVSPLPRSLSGALAARDFAEISEVAARTGISLCRVRTVAERRTDPGVLVDGTVAGPWRLTPYGDVRDLPAPVFRAPSADRPLEGFGVVEAGRRIQAPLATHVLGLLGADVIRVEPPGGDPLRGMPPMTGDCSARFLALNKGKRVLQADLKSPQGRGDVLDLARGADAFLHNWAPGKAAAFGLDSDELSAVNSRLVYAYASGWGDALGERPPLGTDFMAQAHSGLADMMSVDGVPRTSLMTLIDVLGGLVSAEGVLAGLLLRERTGRGVRVDSSLLSASTVVQYEALEQGLEPRVSGCAKPELPDLTGPWPTADGLLALSVGSHTAVGRLCGVLGLDTGLAHDALRAAVAAQLTERSAGDWTALLTDAGVGAAEVLTDLRDLGRSPVARHALSHAECTFVTAPWRFEA is encoded by the coding sequence TTGCAGACAAGTATCAGCGGTCAGCAAACATTTGCGCAAGCATCCGGCATCAAGATTCCTCAGCCGTCTCGTACCGGACGGGACGCCGGGCCGCTGGCCGGCTTCACCGTGCTGTACGCCGATCGCTCCCGAGGTCTGGACGTGGCTCTGCGGCATCTGTCCTGTCTGGGCGCCCGGGCGCTCCGGCGTCCGGGCGGTGTCGAACCCGGGACCCTGGACATCGTTCCCCCCGGCCGCTCCGGGCCCGCGCTCAGCTGTCACATCGGCTGGTCGTGCGGCGAGGCTCCGAACGTCGTCGCCGACGAGGTCTCCGTACAGGCCACGACCGGGGTGATGGCCGTGCACGGGCGGCGCGTCGGCGCACCCGCCCCGCTGCCCCTGGAGTACGTGTCCGCCTGCGCGGGTGTGCTCGCGGTCCACGGCGTGCTGGCCGCGCTCATCGCGCACGAGCGCGGCACCCCGCTGTCGCGCACCGGCACCTCGGTCACCCATGCCGCGCTGCTGACGGTCTCCCAGTATCTGGCCGCCGCCACGGCGGACGAGGACGAGGTGGTGCCCGCGGACGATGTCGAGGCGGGCCCGCCGTTCCGGAGCCGCGACGGTGTCTGGTTCGAGGCCGAGGCGCTCGACCCGCAGCCGTGGCGGGCCTTCTGGTCCGAACTCGGTGTTCCCCTCGAAGACGTCGGCCGGGGCTGGCAGCCCTTCGTCCTGCGCTACCCCAAGGCCGTCTCACCGCTGCCGCGCTCCCTGTCCGGTGCCCTCGCCGCCCGGGACTTCGCGGAGATCTCCGAGGTGGCCGCCCGCACCGGCATCAGCCTGTGCCGGGTCCGCACCGTGGCCGAACGCCGCACCGACCCGGGCGTCCTGGTCGACGGCACGGTCGCCGGCCCGTGGCGTCTGACCCCGTACGGCGACGTCCGGGATCTGCCCGCCCCCGTGTTCCGCGCGCCGTCGGCGGACCGTCCGCTGGAGGGGTTCGGCGTGGTGGAGGCGGGCCGTCGGATCCAGGCCCCGCTGGCCACCCACGTGCTGGGCCTGCTCGGTGCGGACGTGATTCGCGTCGAGCCGCCGGGCGGTGACCCGCTGCGCGGCATGCCCCCGATGACCGGCGACTGCTCGGCCCGCTTCCTCGCGCTCAACAAGGGCAAGCGCGTCCTGCAGGCCGATCTGAAGTCGCCTCAGGGCCGCGGTGATGTGCTGGACCTGGCGCGCGGGGCCGATGCCTTCCTTCACAACTGGGCACCGGGAAAGGCCGCCGCCTTCGGTCTCGACTCCGACGAGCTGTCCGCCGTCAACTCCCGGCTGGTCTACGCGTACGCCTCCGGATGGGGCGACGCGCTGGGCGAACGGCCGCCGCTGGGCACCGACTTCATGGCCCAGGCGCACTCCGGACTCGCGGACATGATGAGCGTCGACGGTGTTCCCCGCACCTCCCTGATGACCCTGATCGACGTCCTGGGCGGGCTGGTCTCGGCCGAGGGAGTGCTCGCCGGACTGCTGCTGCGCGAACGCACCGGCCGGGGCGTACGCGTCGACTCCTCCCTCCTCTCGGCCTCGACCGTCGTGCAGTACGAGGCCCTGGAGCAGGGCTTGGAGCCGCGTGTCTCCGGCTGCGCGAAACCCGAACTGCCGGACCTCACCGGCCCCTGGCCCACCGCCGACGGCCTGCTGGCGCTGTCGGTCGGCTCGCACACGGCGGTCGGCCGGCTGTGCGGGGTGCTCGGCCTCGACACGGGGCTTGCCCACGACGCGTTGCGGGCCGCGGTGGCCGCCCAGCTGACGGAACGTTCCGCCGGGGACTGGACCGCCCTGCTGACGGATGCCGGTGTCGGCGCCGCCGAGGTCCTCACCGATCTGCGCGACCTCGGCCGTTCCCCGGTCGCCCGCCACGCGCTCAGCCACGCCGAATGCACCTTCGTCACCGCCCCTTGGAGGTTCGAGGCATGA
- a CDS encoding class I adenylate-forming enzyme family protein gives MNTTFHDLVPAELRTEWAKAGRCPGRTLFELFEEQAESHPLAPAVLDGEGAISYAELRRTALRLARALADAGTRPGDVVAVNLANGRLACAVDLAVAALGAVCLPYPVGRRRQDTLAMLRRSRAATAVVTRHIGGTDYGTMLDELRPQLPDLREVFVLGEPPAGMRSLDAALRDPAEPSGPSGPSGPSGPSGPPVPWEPVSRPDPDAAARILVSSGSEAEPKMVAYSHNALAGGRGEFMRSLVRGEAPPRIMFLVPLASSFGSTGTSVTLAVLGGTLVVLPRFDAAEAVAAIERHRPTHIMGVPTMFQEMLADPRLRPGASGRIDTSSLTALVCGGAGVDPQTVEDCVRAFGCAFVNLYGSADGVNCHTQIEDDLTTVKTTAGRPNPDVTTIRITRDDGAEAAPGEVGEIWSRGPMSPLCYVNAPELDSQYRTPDGWVRTGDLGRIDPSGRLNITGRMKEIIIRAGLNISPAEVEQMVNTHPAVKSAVCLGVPDPSLGERVCVWAVPLPGQEAPDLAEIRRYLYEDQGLERAKLPELFHVVDELPISPAGKVDKHALRASATATAAAS, from the coding sequence ATGAACACCACGTTCCACGACCTGGTCCCCGCCGAACTGCGTACCGAGTGGGCGAAGGCGGGACGCTGCCCCGGCAGGACGCTCTTCGAGTTGTTCGAGGAGCAGGCTGAGTCACACCCCTTGGCACCGGCGGTCCTCGACGGCGAGGGCGCGATCAGCTACGCCGAGCTGCGCCGCACCGCTCTCCGGCTGGCCCGCGCCCTCGCCGACGCCGGTACCCGCCCCGGCGACGTCGTCGCGGTCAACCTGGCGAACGGACGGCTGGCCTGCGCCGTGGACCTGGCCGTGGCCGCCCTGGGCGCGGTCTGCCTGCCGTACCCGGTGGGCCGGCGGCGCCAGGACACGCTTGCCATGCTGCGCCGCTCCCGGGCCGCCACCGCGGTGGTCACCCGGCACATCGGCGGCACGGACTACGGCACCATGCTGGACGAGCTGCGGCCCCAACTGCCCGATCTGCGCGAGGTGTTCGTGCTCGGCGAACCCCCGGCCGGGATGCGTTCGCTGGACGCGGCGCTGCGCGATCCGGCCGAGCCGTCTGGGCCGTCTGGGCCGTCTGGGCCGTCTGGGCCGTCTGGGCCGCCCGTGCCATGGGAGCCGGTGAGCCGCCCCGACCCCGACGCCGCCGCGCGCATCCTGGTCTCCTCCGGCTCGGAGGCCGAACCCAAGATGGTCGCCTACTCGCACAACGCCCTGGCGGGCGGGCGCGGCGAGTTCATGCGCTCACTGGTCCGCGGGGAGGCGCCGCCCCGCATCATGTTCCTGGTCCCGCTGGCCTCGTCGTTCGGATCGACCGGCACCTCGGTCACCCTCGCGGTGCTCGGCGGCACGCTGGTGGTGCTGCCCCGCTTCGACGCCGCCGAGGCGGTTGCCGCGATCGAACGGCACCGGCCCACCCACATCATGGGCGTGCCCACGATGTTCCAGGAGATGCTGGCCGATCCGCGGCTGCGGCCCGGCGCCTCCGGCCGGATCGACACGTCCTCGCTGACCGCCCTCGTCTGCGGCGGCGCGGGAGTGGACCCGCAGACCGTCGAGGACTGCGTGCGCGCCTTCGGCTGTGCCTTCGTGAACCTGTACGGATCCGCCGACGGCGTCAACTGCCACACCCAGATCGAGGACGACCTCACCACGGTGAAAACGACGGCGGGACGCCCCAATCCGGACGTGACCACGATCCGGATCACCCGGGACGACGGGGCGGAGGCCGCACCCGGTGAGGTCGGGGAGATCTGGTCCCGGGGGCCGATGAGCCCGCTGTGCTACGTCAACGCGCCCGAGCTGGACAGCCAGTACCGCACGCCGGACGGCTGGGTCCGCACCGGCGATCTGGGCCGGATCGACCCGTCGGGGCGGCTGAACATCACCGGCCGTATGAAGGAGATCATCATCCGCGCGGGACTGAACATCAGCCCCGCGGAGGTCGAGCAGATGGTCAACACGCACCCCGCCGTCAAGAGCGCCGTCTGCCTCGGCGTACCGGACCCCTCGCTCGGCGAGCGGGTCTGCGTATGGGCCGTGCCGCTGCCGGGACAGGAGGCGCCGGACCTGGCGGAGATACGGCGCTACCTCTACGAGGACCAGGGACTGGAGCGGGCCAAGCTCCCCGAACTGTTCCACGTCGTCGACGAGTTGCCGATCAGCCCGGCGGGCAAGGTCGACAAACACGCCCTGCGGGCCTCGGCGACCGCGACGGCCGCCGCCTCCTAA
- a CDS encoding acyl-CoA dehydrogenase family protein, with product MNTPTIETPPRPSVDHAAADNAVVDNSAVDDPFALPDRLLELRDRVREFIRGEVIPTEPALLAGGTGAQTALRDLQDKARANGLWGLSHPAELGGRDMPLTDYVHLGEAEGESEFGPAVLGSEHLLDALMLSRHARPTVRDRYLPGLLDGLVTPCYGMSEPGRSGSDPSLMTTKARPTADGWMIRGSKWFSRAAHADFITVMCRTEPMGIPNSQAFTMFLVPTDTPGFRTVRELSVLGTDGDHREVRLDDVRVPDEYMIGERGAGFAAAGERLDLGRTLRAIQWLGQSRRAFDLMCRRLHQRTAFLEPLAAKQLMQQHVFDSYTDLQAARSQVLRAAAAVQSGRRAYADVATAKVLASRALCQVLDRAVQVHGAEGLIDDTPLSRMYRRARATRIYDGPDELHVHTVAKRLLRAYESDPEAQPDVF from the coding sequence ATGAACACACCCACGATCGAGACACCGCCCCGGCCGTCCGTCGACCATGCCGCGGCCGACAACGCCGTCGTCGACAACTCCGCCGTCGACGACCCCTTCGCCCTCCCGGACCGACTCCTCGAACTGCGCGACCGCGTACGGGAGTTCATCCGCGGCGAGGTGATCCCCACCGAGCCCGCGCTGCTCGCCGGCGGTACCGGCGCGCAGACCGCCCTGCGCGACTTGCAGGACAAGGCCCGCGCCAACGGGCTGTGGGGGCTGTCCCATCCGGCCGAACTCGGCGGCCGGGACATGCCGCTGACCGACTACGTGCACCTCGGTGAGGCCGAGGGCGAATCGGAGTTCGGCCCGGCGGTGCTGGGGTCGGAGCACCTGCTGGACGCGCTCATGCTCAGCCGCCACGCCCGGCCCACGGTCCGCGACCGCTATCTGCCCGGCCTCCTCGACGGTCTGGTGACCCCCTGTTACGGCATGTCCGAGCCCGGCCGCTCGGGCTCGGACCCGTCCCTGATGACGACCAAGGCGCGACCGACCGCCGACGGCTGGATGATCCGGGGCAGCAAGTGGTTCAGCCGCGCCGCGCACGCCGACTTCATCACCGTCATGTGCCGTACGGAGCCCATGGGCATACCCAACTCGCAGGCGTTCACGATGTTCCTGGTGCCGACCGACACCCCCGGGTTCCGCACGGTACGGGAGCTGTCGGTCCTGGGCACGGACGGCGACCACCGTGAAGTGCGCCTCGACGATGTGCGGGTGCCGGACGAGTACATGATCGGGGAGCGCGGAGCCGGTTTCGCCGCGGCGGGTGAACGGCTCGACCTCGGGCGTACGCTGCGGGCGATCCAGTGGCTCGGCCAGTCACGGCGGGCCTTCGACCTGATGTGCCGACGCCTCCACCAGCGCACCGCGTTCCTGGAACCGCTGGCCGCCAAGCAGCTCATGCAGCAGCACGTGTTCGACTCGTACACCGACCTCCAGGCGGCGCGCTCCCAGGTGTTGCGGGCCGCGGCGGCGGTGCAGTCGGGCCGTCGCGCCTACGCGGACGTGGCGACCGCCAAGGTGCTGGCCTCGCGGGCCCTGTGCCAGGTGCTGGACCGCGCGGTGCAGGTCCACGGTGCGGAGGGGCTGATCGACGACACCCCGCTCAGCCGCATGTACCGGCGGGCGCGGGCCACCCGGATCTACGACGGGCCGGACGAACTGCATGTCCACACCGTGGCCAAGCGGCTGCTGAGGGCGTACGAGTCGGACCCCGAGGCGCAGCCCGACGTCTTCTGA
- a CDS encoding sugar ABC transporter permease has translation MTPSTRAHATEGAIALLLQRIRTTADEVEDRFPLYADPADGRWLTSRRGSWTGGFWAGLLWLATEEEATGNARALPRTGNGRPLRRPLPQTGSGLPVRRRQPTDVLRQAQDVTARLRARTHDDTDTRALTFWYGAAQGYLRCGDSAAADVAAAGAAALAAAAHPRYGVVPAGTALGRGDRGADELTVDSAAAVVALLAWAGREFGQPSWEDTARRHASAVRHLCLATDGGVRAYARLDGAPGEAPAGTWARGQAWGMLALTTAARTVDRDGPARYDGYREAALLAADFWLDRTGSAVPPWSFGDPDGVRDTSAAAIAAEAMLGLAELVPGPRGDALRAAAVRLLGLLVSGHLTTGAAGTPGGPPAGMLLDGCYDMASGTAVAHELIWGDYFLLSALKRLGGSD, from the coding sequence ATGACGCCGAGCACGCGCGCGCACGCGACCGAGGGCGCCATCGCCCTGCTGCTCCAGCGGATACGCACCACCGCCGACGAGGTCGAGGACCGTTTCCCGCTCTACGCGGATCCCGCCGACGGCCGCTGGTTGACCAGTCGGCGCGGCTCGTGGACCGGAGGCTTCTGGGCCGGACTGCTCTGGCTCGCCACCGAGGAGGAGGCGACCGGCAACGCGCGCGCCCTTCCGCGGACCGGCAACGGTCGCCCCCTTCGACGCCCCCTTCCACAGACCGGCAGCGGCCTCCCCGTTCGGCGACGGCAGCCGACGGACGTCCTGCGGCAGGCGCAGGACGTCACCGCCAGGCTCCGGGCCCGGACCCACGACGACACCGACACGCGTGCCCTCACCTTCTGGTACGGCGCTGCCCAGGGCTACCTGCGGTGCGGCGACTCCGCCGCGGCGGATGTCGCGGCGGCGGGCGCGGCCGCCCTGGCCGCCGCCGCGCACCCCCGGTACGGCGTCGTCCCGGCGGGCACGGCGCTGGGCCGCGGCGACCGGGGCGCCGACGAACTCACCGTGGACTCGGCCGCCGCCGTGGTCGCCCTGCTCGCCTGGGCCGGCCGGGAGTTCGGGCAGCCGTCCTGGGAGGACACCGCTCGCCGCCACGCGTCCGCCGTACGCCACCTCTGTCTGGCGACGGACGGCGGGGTACGCGCGTACGCCCGGCTGGACGGTGCTCCCGGCGAGGCTCCCGCCGGGACATGGGCACGAGGCCAGGCCTGGGGCATGCTCGCGCTCACCACCGCCGCGCGCACCGTGGACCGTGACGGCCCGGCCCGGTACGACGGGTACCGGGAAGCGGCCCTGCTGGCCGCGGACTTCTGGCTGGACCGCACGGGCAGCGCCGTTCCGCCGTGGAGCTTCGGCGACCCCGACGGCGTACGGGACACCTCCGCGGCGGCGATCGCGGCCGAGGCCATGCTGGGGCTGGCCGAACTCGTACCGGGCCCGCGCGGCGACGCGCTGCGGGCCGCGGCGGTCCGGCTGCTCGGCCTGCTGGTCTCCGGTCACCTGACGACCGGGGCCGCCGGGACACCGGGCGGCCCGCCGGCCGGGATGCTGCTGGACGGCTGCTACGACATGGCGTCCGGCACGGCCGTCGCCCACGAACTGATCTGGGGCGACTACTTCCTGCTCTCGGCCCTCAAACGGCTCGGCGGGAGTGATTGA
- a CDS encoding thioesterase family protein, whose translation MTTEEEPAGGQRAAAQLTVPEPLFRAADSLWAPSPVAAGPWRPGLLHGGAVAALLAHLAQRELGERPLTRISVDFLGPQPAQPLAAATRTVRAGRSFGLVDVLLTADGTDIARASALGVRDAATALPRLAQEPPMPHRTGGLLTHAPYGDEPSFNRDAVEVVVVDDPANPHGGSAWARLRTGVAGAAAPPWLAAVALADLTHGIGAVLPPDRYHCVNLDLTVHLVRPPTGEWIALRARTRPGPGGTGVAETVLMDDAGAFGTAAQTLLITADLADHRGVG comes from the coding sequence GTGACGACTGAGGAAGAACCCGCGGGCGGGCAGCGGGCGGCCGCTCAACTCACCGTGCCGGAACCGCTGTTCCGCGCGGCGGACAGCCTCTGGGCGCCCTCGCCCGTGGCCGCCGGCCCCTGGCGTCCCGGTCTTCTCCACGGCGGAGCGGTCGCCGCCCTGCTGGCGCACCTCGCCCAGCGGGAACTCGGCGAACGGCCGCTGACCCGGATCTCGGTCGACTTCCTGGGACCGCAGCCCGCCCAGCCCCTCGCGGCGGCCACCCGTACGGTGCGCGCCGGCCGCAGCTTCGGCCTGGTGGACGTCCTGTTGACCGCCGACGGCACCGACATCGCCAGGGCGAGCGCCCTCGGCGTACGCGACGCGGCGACCGCGCTGCCCCGGCTCGCGCAGGAGCCCCCGATGCCGCACCGCACCGGCGGCCTGCTCACGCACGCCCCCTACGGCGACGAACCCTCCTTCAACCGCGACGCGGTGGAGGTCGTCGTCGTGGACGACCCGGCCAACCCGCACGGCGGAAGCGCCTGGGCCCGGCTGCGCACCGGGGTCGCCGGGGCCGCCGCACCGCCCTGGCTCGCTGCCGTCGCGCTGGCCGATCTCACGCACGGGATCGGCGCGGTCCTGCCCCCGGACCGGTACCACTGCGTCAACCTCGATCTGACCGTCCACCTCGTGCGTCCCCCGACGGGGGAGTGGATCGCGCTGCGCGCCCGCACTCGCCCGGGGCCCGGGGGAACGGGGGTCGCCGAGACCGTACTGATGGACGACGCGGGCGCCTTCGGCACGGCCGCGCAGACCCTGCTGATCACCGCAGACCTTGCTGATCACCGAGGAGTGGGATGA
- a CDS encoding MFS transporter, with translation MDTQERAKADRLGGQRSPRALLPLLTASMGLSMFVLFALGALGPTLLSELGISRSQLGSLTAVAFGTASLLSLFSGHLTDLIGGRRALLILLVTVAAVFVVLPAGGGYGWLPAGLVLAGAAQAFANPATNRLIAAHLPPERRAAAVGVKQSGVQFGAFAAGLLVPTLAAATSWRGTLALVVPVALAAAAAAFMLPRDQPRTTGPARLTLPKRPNRAAGWLIVYSLGIGTALAALNTYLPLYAHEELGMGERIAGALIAVVGGAGIVARVVWTRLSGRLADIAVPLLVLAAVAVCFVPLMVAATRLTWLVWVAAIGLGGSAVAANAVSMVAVVRSPAFGATGHASALVSMGFFGGFVVGPLGFGFLADTSAGYPAGWAMAGLSFLVSVVSAFQVRRAVAE, from the coding sequence GTGGACACGCAGGAACGCGCCAAGGCCGATCGACTCGGCGGGCAGCGCTCACCACGCGCTCTGCTACCCCTGCTCACGGCGAGCATGGGTCTGTCGATGTTCGTGCTCTTCGCCCTGGGTGCCCTGGGGCCCACGCTCCTTTCGGAACTCGGCATATCGCGCTCGCAGTTGGGCTCGCTGACCGCCGTGGCGTTCGGTACGGCATCGTTGCTCTCCCTCTTCAGCGGACACCTCACCGACCTGATCGGCGGCCGACGCGCCCTGCTGATCCTCCTGGTGACGGTGGCGGCGGTCTTCGTCGTCCTGCCCGCGGGCGGCGGGTACGGCTGGCTGCCGGCCGGGCTCGTACTGGCCGGCGCGGCGCAGGCGTTCGCCAACCCCGCGACCAACCGTCTCATCGCGGCCCATCTCCCCCCGGAGCGGCGGGCCGCCGCCGTGGGCGTCAAACAGTCCGGTGTGCAGTTCGGCGCCTTCGCCGCCGGACTGCTGGTTCCCACCCTGGCCGCGGCCACGTCCTGGCGCGGCACCCTCGCCCTGGTCGTCCCCGTCGCGCTCGCCGCCGCCGCTGCCGCCTTCATGCTGCCGCGCGACCAGCCGCGGACGACCGGCCCGGCGCGCCTCACACTGCCCAAGCGCCCCAACCGGGCCGCGGGATGGCTCATCGTCTACTCGCTCGGCATCGGCACGGCACTCGCCGCGCTCAACACCTACCTGCCGCTCTACGCCCATGAAGAACTCGGCATGGGGGAGCGGATCGCGGGTGCCCTCATCGCGGTGGTCGGCGGCGCGGGAATCGTCGCCCGGGTGGTGTGGACCCGGCTGAGCGGCCGGCTCGCGGACATCGCCGTGCCGCTGCTGGTACTGGCGGCCGTGGCGGTCTGCTTCGTACCGCTCATGGTCGCCGCCACCCGGCTGACCTGGCTGGTCTGGGTCGCCGCCATCGGCCTGGGCGGCTCCGCCGTCGCGGCCAACGCCGTCTCGATGGTCGCTGTCGTGCGCAGCCCGGCCTTCGGGGCCACCGGCCATGCCTCCGCCCTGGTGTCGATGGGCTTCTTCGGCGGTTTCGTGGTGGGACCGCTCGGCTTCGGGTTTCTGGCCGATACGTCGGCCGGCTACCCGGCGGGCTGGGCCATGGCGGGCCTGTCCTTCCTCGTCTCCGTCGTGAGCGCCTTCCAGGTGCGCCGGGCGGTGGCGGAATGA
- a CDS encoding TetR/AcrR family transcriptional regulator, whose product MAGKPGVRRQRSNETRARLLDASLRLFVEHGYDGTTIEAIAREAGVAVQTVYFKFGTKFTILKEVLDVRIAGDERPIPTMEREWFRDAVAAEDPREQLRHQVAGAREIYERVGAMLEVLRNAALNNEEITPLWERNKEQRFEVQAQLVKALAEKQPFPPGLSADRAADISYTLLGPEIYHLLVTERGWSSQEWADWVHDGLCRHLVGES is encoded by the coding sequence ATGGCAGGGAAACCAGGCGTAAGACGCCAACGCTCCAACGAGACGAGGGCCCGGCTGCTCGACGCCTCGCTGCGGCTGTTCGTCGAGCACGGCTACGACGGCACGACGATCGAGGCGATCGCCCGCGAGGCCGGGGTCGCGGTGCAGACGGTGTACTTCAAGTTCGGCACCAAGTTCACGATCCTCAAGGAGGTGTTGGACGTCCGGATCGCGGGCGACGAGCGGCCCATACCGACCATGGAGCGCGAGTGGTTCCGGGACGCGGTCGCGGCCGAGGACCCACGTGAACAGCTGCGCCACCAGGTGGCCGGGGCCCGGGAGATCTACGAACGGGTCGGCGCGATGCTGGAAGTGCTGCGCAACGCGGCCCTGAACAACGAAGAGATCACGCCGCTCTGGGAACGGAACAAGGAGCAACGCTTCGAGGTCCAGGCGCAGTTGGTGAAGGCCCTCGCCGAGAAGCAGCCGTTCCCGCCGGGCCTGTCCGCCGACCGCGCCGCGGACATCAGCTACACCCTGCTCGGCCCCGAGATCTACCACCTGCTGGTCACCGAGCGGGGCTGGAGTTCCCAGGAATGGGCCGACTGGGTGCACGACGGTCTCTGTCGTCATCTGGTCGGCGAGAGCTGA